CACCTCGGCCTCGCTGACGGTTTCGGGCAGTTCGTATTTTTCCGAATGCATGCCCACGGCGACTGTCTGCTTGGCCTTCTGGGCGACATAGACCTGGCTGCCCGGATCGTGACCAACAATGACCACGGCCAGACCCGGGGTGATGCCGTGTTCGGTCTTGAGGCGTTCCACATGGTCGGCAATGCGACCGCGCAGACCTTCGGCGAAGCTCTTACCGTCGATGATCTTGGCTGCCATGTGACACCTCCATAGGGTTCAATCAGTGTTGGGATCGGCCGGTTGGACCGTTGGGCGCAGCAATAGGAAATGCGGAGACGCTCGTCTATGGTTTTGCCAGCAAAATGGGAGGGAGCCAGCCATGCCGGAACAGAAGACCAGACCGCATAGTGGTGACGTCGACGCCTTCATTGCGCAGGTGCCCGATGCGACCAAGCGCGCCGATAGCGAAACGCTGATCGCCATGATGGGTAAGGTGACGGGCGAACCGCCCGTGCTGTGGGGTACCATGGTGGGGTTTGGCCAGTATCACTATCGCTATGCCAGCGGACACGAGGGAGACACGTTTCTGATCGGTTTCGCCCCGCGCAAGGCCGCGTTCAGCCTTTATCTGATGGGCTGTTCCGAAGACGCCGATGCGGCGGAAATCACCGCATTGCTGGCCCGGCTGGGCAAGCACCGCATGGCCAAGGCGTGCTTGTACGTCAAGCGGCTCGCCGATATCGACCTGGGCGTTCTGGAAGAGTTGGCGCGGCGGTCGGTGGTGGCAACCAAAGCGCGTTATGTTGAGCATTGAAAGGGCCACCGGAACATCTCTGTCCTGGTGGCCCTTGGGAATGCCGGCCTACCGCACTGTTGAGGGCTTGGGGGACAAGCGGCCAACGCGGCACTCCTGGCTCACCGGTTGCATGGGTCGTTTGCTATGCCAGTGAACTGATCCTCAAGATGGTGCGCAATTGCGGCGAGAAAAGTGGCAATCACTCCGATGTGAAAAGACCCCGATATCAGGGCTGGAGTTGAAGCGGCGTCGAGAAGCTGTCATCAGGAAAGGCTAATCGTTGCCGGATGCGCAACACGATTCCGCCGACGGGGGTTCAATCCGGAGCCCGCGAGATGAAAGAGCAAGAAAATGACCATCAGCCCACCACGTGCCGAAACGCAATCCTTCACCGATCCTGAGAAGGCGTGGGCCTATCTGGCCGAGCTCTATCACCGCAATACCGGCTTTATCCGCGAGCATCTGGCGGCGCTGACCAAGGGAACCGTGCCGGCCAAGCGGGTGCGGGCCTGCTATCCGCAGATCGAGGTGCGTTCGACAAGCTACAGCCGCAGCGAGAGCACCCTGCCCTATGGCTTCCTGCATACGCCGGGCATCTATCGCACCACAGTCACGGCACCGGACCTGTTCCGCACCTATTTTATCGAGCAGTTCACGGTGATCCTGAAAAACCATGGCGGCACGATCGATATTGGCGAGTCGGACACCCCGATCCCGCTGCACTTTGCCGTGCCGGCCAATGAACGGATCGATGGCGAAGCGCTCAATGCGCTCAACATTCCGCTGCGCGATGTGTTCGACGCGCCCGATCTGGGCAATACCGATGACGAAATTGCCAATGGCACCTTCGTGCCGCCACGCGGCGGACCCTACCCGCTGGCAGCGTTTACAGCGCCGCGCGTCGACTATTCGCTGTTCCGGCTGAGCCACTACACCGGCACCGATGCCAGCCATTTTCAGAACTTCGTGATCTTCACCAATTACGCGTTCTACATCGATGAGTTCTGCCGCGTCGCCAAGCAGTACCTGGCTGACGGGCATACGCATTACGAGAGCTTTATCGAGCCGGGCAATGTGGTCACGGACAATGCGCTGACGGGCGGCAAGGTCGAGGGCACCTCGCCGGCGCGTGCACCGCAAATGCCGGCCTATCACCTGACCGCGGCCAATGGCCGGGGCATCACCATGGTCAATATCGGCGTGGGGCCGTCCAACGCCAAGACGATCACCGATCATATCGCGGTGCTGCGGCCCCATGCCTGGATCATGCTGGGCCATTGCGCCGGTCTGCGCAATTCGCAGGAGCTGGGCGATTATGTACTGGCGCACGCTTATGTGCGTGAAGATCACGTGCTCGACGCTGATCTGCCACTGTCGGTGCCGATCCCGGCGCTGGCCGAAGTGCAGGTTGCCCTTGAGCAGGCGGTGCACGAGATCACCGAGACCGAGGGCATCGAGACCAAGAAGATCATGCGCACCGGCACAGTGGCGACGTTTGATAATCGCAACTGGGAACTACGCGATCAGGCCGAGATCACCCAGCGGCTGAGCCAGTCGCGTGCCGTCGCGCTGGACATGGAATCGGCGACCATCGCCGCCAATGGTTTCCGCTTCCGCGTGCCCTATGGCACCCTGCTCTGCGTCTCCGACAAGCCGTTGCATGGTGAGCTCAAGCTGCCCGGCATGGCCTCGGACTTCTACCGCACCCAGATCAACCGGCATCTGCAGATTGGCCTGCGCGCCATGGAAATCCTGCGTGATCAGCCGGCAGAGCGGCTGCATTCACGCAAGCTGCGCAGCTTTGCCGAGACCGCGTTCCAGTAAGGGCGCGGTTACGGTTTCTGGGTCGCGTCGTCCTGAAAAACGGATTCGATGGGTTCTCCGAGTAGGCGCGCGATCTTGAAGGCCAGAGGGAGCGACGGGTCAAACCTGCCGCTCTCTATGGCGATGATGGACTGCCGGGATACGTCGAGCTTTTCTCCCATCACCGCCTGCGACCAGCCCTGCGCCGTGCGCAACTCCTTGAGGCGGTTCCTCAAAGTGGGGCTCCTTCGCGGCGCGAGAAGACCATCGCCGCACAGGAATAGGCTATCCAGTAGATCGGGTTGAGCCAGAACATGGGTAGCGTGGGGGCGTCGACATAACGTTCGAGATAGCCCCAGCTTGATACCAGGATCAGGATGACGGCCAGGCCGACGAAGATCGCCTTGATCTGAATGCTGCGCAAGAACTCGTCTATTTCAGTGACAAAACGCCAATGTGCCCAGAGGGTTGTCAGCAAAGCAGCAATCGGGACCAGGCTTGCGGCCCACAGGATTGGCGCGGCCAGTTCAAGGTTTCTGTTGCTCCAGTCGATCAGCAGGCTGAACAGCAGGAACAGCGCCATGGCACTCATCATCACCGTGAGAAAGCGCCTGTTGGCTTGCTTGTACATCATGGTCATCCCCGTGACTTGTAAAGTGTGCTTTACATAGGCGCGGTTCGAAATTGTGTCAAGCGTGCTTTACAGTTCGATATTTGCGACGAGGTTTTGGCGCTTCGCGTGGAAGGCATCGCGTTCGCGATGCCAGTGATCGAAATGACCGTCCAGCTGTAGGCGCGCGGCGACGGCAGGGCCGACCATGGCTGTCGCGAATGTCGGGTCGCCCATGTCATGCAGCACGGCTGCAACCCAATCGAGAAGCGCGGTATCGGTGGCGACGCCATAAGCCTGGCAGAATGCCTTGAGACGACGGGAGCCTTCAGCGAGATCGCGCATGGCAGGGGCGCGCATATCCCCTGCTTCGAACGAGAGCGGCACCATCCAGTAGGCGGCGTAGGCCAGATCACGCAGGCGCGGCCCAGGTCCCACCAGATCGAAATCGATGGCGGCGATGGGCATGCCGTCGGCAAAGACCAGATTGTAGGGCGCAAAGTCGTTGTGGCTGATGACCTCGTGTCGGGTCGGATCGGGATGGCGATAGGCCCACACATCGTCCGGTCCGGAGACAAAATCAGCTGTCGCATCATGATAGGCGCGCAGCAGTCTGGCGCCTGCGAGTAGCGGCAGATCTTCAGTCCAGAGGTGCGCGGTGTCGTTTACCGCGCCTGCAATGAAGGAGAGCGTTTCGCGGCCCTGTGCATCAATGCCGCGGAAGCGTGGGGCGCCAGTGAAGCCCTTGGCCTCCAGATGGCGCAGCAGCCGTTGAATGGCGGGGCTGGCGGGCGTCTGTGCGCGTCGGACGGAATCGCCGACGCGCACGACAGATTGGTTGACGTTGCCGCCGGTAAGGGCGACCTCGTCATCGTTCATATTAGCGGCCCTTGACGACCGAATAGCCGGCATACTTGGCCGAAGAGCCAAGCTGCTCTTCGATGCGGATCAGCTGGTTGTACTTGGCCAGACGATCCGAACGGCTCAGCGAGCCGGTCTTGATCTGACCGCAGTTCAGCGCGACCGCGAGATCGGCAATGGTGGAGTCTTCGGTTTCGCCCGAACGATGCGACATCACCGAGGTGTAACCGGCGCGGTGCGCGGTATCGACGGCGTTGAGGGTTTCCGAGAGCGAGCCGATCTGGTTGACCTTGACCAGGATGGAGTTGGCAACGCCCATCTTGATGCCCGATACGAGGCGCTCGGTATTGGTCACGAACAGATCGTCACCGACCAGCTGCACCTTGTCGCCAATGGCGTCGGTCAGGGCCTTCCAGCCTTCCCAGTCGTCTTCGCCCATGCCGTCTTCGATGGTGATGATCGGGTAGCGGGCAGCCAGATCGGCCAGGAAACGGACGTTTTCTTCCGAGGAGAGCGACTTGCCCTCGCCGACCATCTCGTACTTGCCGTTCTTGAAGTACTCGGTTGCCGCGCAATCGAGGCCGAGGAACACGTCCTCACCGGGCTTGTAGCCGGCTTTTTCGATCGAGCGCATGATGAAGCCGAGGGCTTCGTCAGCCGATTTCAGATTGGGTGCGAAGCCGCCTTCGTCGCCAACCGAGGTGTTGAAGCCTTCGGCAGACAAACCCTTTTTGAGGGTGTGGAAGATTTCCGAACCGATGCGGACGGCATCAGCCAGGTTTTCCGCGCCCACGGGCAGGATCATG
The DNA window shown above is from Devosia litorisediminis and carries:
- a CDS encoding DUF1801 domain-containing protein; translation: MPEQKTRPHSGDVDAFIAQVPDATKRADSETLIAMMGKVTGEPPVLWGTMVGFGQYHYRYASGHEGDTFLIGFAPRKAAFSLYLMGCSEDADAAEITALLARLGKHRMAKACLYVKRLADIDLGVLEELARRSVVATKARYVEH
- a CDS encoding AMP nucleosidase; its protein translation is MTISPPRAETQSFTDPEKAWAYLAELYHRNTGFIREHLAALTKGTVPAKRVRACYPQIEVRSTSYSRSESTLPYGFLHTPGIYRTTVTAPDLFRTYFIEQFTVILKNHGGTIDIGESDTPIPLHFAVPANERIDGEALNALNIPLRDVFDAPDLGNTDDEIANGTFVPPRGGPYPLAAFTAPRVDYSLFRLSHYTGTDASHFQNFVIFTNYAFYIDEFCRVAKQYLADGHTHYESFIEPGNVVTDNALTGGKVEGTSPARAPQMPAYHLTAANGRGITMVNIGVGPSNAKTITDHIAVLRPHAWIMLGHCAGLRNSQELGDYVLAHAYVREDHVLDADLPLSVPIPALAEVQVALEQAVHEITETEGIETKKIMRTGTVATFDNRNWELRDQAEITQRLSQSRAVALDMESATIAANGFRFRVPYGTLLCVSDKPLHGELKLPGMASDFYRTQINRHLQIGLRAMEILRDQPAERLHSRKLRSFAETAFQ
- a CDS encoding helix-turn-helix transcriptional regulator, with the translated sequence MRNRLKELRTAQGWSQAVMGEKLDVSRQSIIAIESGRFDPSLPLAFKIARLLGEPIESVFQDDATQKP
- a CDS encoding phosphotransferase; translated protein: MNDDEVALTGGNVNQSVVRVGDSVRRAQTPASPAIQRLLRHLEAKGFTGAPRFRGIDAQGRETLSFIAGAVNDTAHLWTEDLPLLAGARLLRAYHDATADFVSGPDDVWAYRHPDPTRHEVISHNDFAPYNLVFADGMPIAAIDFDLVGPGPRLRDLAYAAYWMVPLSFEAGDMRAPAMRDLAEGSRRLKAFCQAYGVATDTALLDWVAAVLHDMGDPTFATAMVGPAVAARLQLDGHFDHWHRERDAFHAKRQNLVANIEL
- the eno gene encoding phosphopyruvate hydratase, whose translation is MSSIIHVNGRQIYDSRGNPTVEVDVVLDDGSFGRAAVPSGASTGAHEAVELRDGGKKYSGKGVTQAVENVNTAIFDEIQGMDALDQLAVDQAMIDLDGTPNKSRLGANAILGVSLAVAKAAAESSELPFYRYIGGPNAHVLPVPMMNIINGGEHADNPIDMQEFMILPVGAENLADAVRIGSEIFHTLKKGLSAEGFNTSVGDEGGFAPNLKSADEALGFIMRSIEKAGYKPGEDVFLGLDCAATEYFKNGKYEMVGEGKSLSSEENVRFLADLAARYPIITIEDGMGEDDWEGWKALTDAIGDKVQLVGDDLFVTNTERLVSGIKMGVANSILVKVNQIGSLSETLNAVDTAHRAGYTSVMSHRSGETEDSTIADLAVALNCGQIKTGSLSRSDRLAKYNQLIRIEEQLGSSAKYAGYSVVKGR